ACATTTGATCTTAAGTTACTGTCAATTAAATTGTTAACTTTTTCAGTGAAATATCTCAATCTGAATTAGCACCAAATGATGGATCAGCAGTTACGGTCCTCAGATGATGAATCATAAAGACTTTAGTCATAGCCTATTTTTGTTATCCATGGCAAGCATGACTGGTGGATTAATCACTATCTTACTCAGTATAATATGCCTACTTATACATACATGGACATTCATCATGGTCCTTCAGATGAATCCTGCTCATTTTGCTTTCTATTCTTCTATCACCATGACGAGGTTGACATTAGGTCTAGAGTCTCGACTCCTTTTTTTAGTTGATCATAACATTTTTAGTTTGAGGCTTTCTTCAGCCCTAACTAAATTTTGAGCGTAGAGGCAAGTGTTAGCAGCCTAACATGGTTACATTGTGGGGCGTTCAAGGGATCTTTCAAATAATCAAActattttgatgattttttatGCACTACAGGCGCCTTATTTCATTTACAattatatgatatgatatgatcaTAAGATATGACATTTTGATGCATAGCTGTTATCATGAACAAACAAGTGAAGTGCATTCATGCGAACATTATTGCAATATTACTTCAATTATACACCTTTTGATACACAGTTAATGCAGTGAATGTGTGCACTGTTTACCTCatgcgctgctgctgctgttctccctctctctctctttcttttaatcatctgcctctgtctctctctctcctctctattTATTATCAGCAGTCGTGTATCTGTCTGAATGGATCACATAAAAGCATGCTGTTTGATCACTCAAATATTGGTTCACTAATCAAACAGCTACACCTactataatgatgaagaggaacgtAGAGCTCTAATATTGTGAAGCACATCCCTTGAATATTTGGTTTTTGTCTGGCCTCATATTTGTGTAaacacataataataaaaacaaaaggaaaaaaaattccATCAGATTCAATAAATCTGTGGCAGTATAAATGTGAAAGGATGGAGCACCTTACCAGTAGCTTTAATGCAGACAATAATCTTTGAGTTCAAAATGAAATTGAATATGAAACataattcaacattttcttaTTAAACAGGCAGTCTACAAGGCTAGATTGAAACTGATGCAGATGGCAACAATGTgtttctgtaaaacaaaaatagacagacaaaataaaataaattttgttaaaacaaaatataacaataagtacaACACTGTGATTGGAAgaaaatacaaaggtgttcttTGTATGTGTACTCCAGTACATACGCTTATGAAACAAAAATTACACAGAGAAGTTGCTACACAGTgcaaaataattcattttaaaaacaaatgtacaacaGCGAAAGCTCAAATTATTAACCAATAAGGACCCTGggattttatttatatatatattatcttgTATTTGAAATATCCCTGCAGAGATCTTTCACTAACACTGTCCATCAAGAGCTTAATCATCGAAGCACTTTTTTCTGTGTTCTTCAAACTTCAGAACCTTTTCCTTCAGGTCATCAATTCATTCTGAACACTTTTGTCCAGCTTTGCACCAGACTTCCTTCACAAAATGACCAAATAAAAATGCAGGTGCACTCTAAGACACAGAATCAAGCCGTATTCATATAGCAAAGAGGGTTAGCCTTACAGAAAAGGTCCCTTTACATCCTGGACTGTACGTCTTTCTTCTCATTGTGGCTGGTGTAAGAGCTCTTCCTGTCCGAGTTGCTGTTTCCATCTGAGTCCTTCCTCCCCATCTccaaactcttcttcttctctttgtctttggGATCAGAATGGGCAAACTGGGCCTCTATTTTGGCTGGGTCGATGTAGGTGTAGAAATAGGCCATGAAGGCAAAGAGGAAGTCAActagcagcagcagagaggcgAAGAGGATGTACTCGGCCCACTAGAGAAAAGTAATGACAACACTCAACACATTAAACTGGAGCTAAACTAAAGGGAATAGCTTTACGGTGAGAAGATCTGCTCTTAAATCTGTCTATTTAGTATGAAGCTGTAGCTAAGAGAGTTGACTTAGAGCTTGTTGGCTGTGTCCAAAGGTAAAAGGGAAATACCAGCATTTTTAAAGCTTAAAATTGACACATTTCATTGCATTACATCATCAATACAGACGTATTAGAGTAAGAAAAAATCCCTTTCCAGCCTTCTTTAAAACTAGGCGAGCTTTCCCCGTCTTTTGTTTATGCTAATATTAGTTATCTTTGATAGATCTCAGACAGTAGAGTATGGTTTCAATCTTTTTCATATCAAACACCTACGAATGTAATGCTTTACTCTTAATGAagtggttttattttgtgtcattGTTAGTGTTATCAAAATAATACCTCCATCAATGCTAGTCTgagtttattttgtctttttttttttattccatgaagaaaagaaacctGAGAGAGATGTTCCTTCcttaaatttgagacattttaaaatgaaagaagaaagaacTTGAAAAGATATATCAGCACAAAATGaattctctctgttttttggtCATATATTCTTATTGGTGAATATGTTTTCAGTCCTTAAGTGGACCTAacacattcaactttttttgacaAAACCTGTGTAATTATGCTCTATAAAAAATGTAGTAGTATTCATAGTAgacatttgtttcttttcaagGTCAGGGAGATCAAATGTGTCTTCAAACAGTTAAATCAAATCCACCCACCTGATCTGGGAGCTTTGCAGCCTCAGCGACAATTAGCACAATGATGTTACCTACGGCAACAGTCAACAGCCAACCAGCCTGCAGCACAGACTTCATGTTGCTGGGTGCCTGCCgagaaaaaaatagatttaaattcATGCTTCATGGCAGTCAATCTGCCTctattttgtgtctcttttgttacttttatttgtatttttcagctGCCTATGCACAAGATAGCACCCTCTACCTGTGAGTAAGAGAACTCCAGGCCGGTGACGGAGAAGACCACCTCTCCTGCAGTGATGAGGAAATATTGAGGAATCTGCCAGGCCATGTGGAAGGAGTTAGGTTTGATGTCTAGCGCTGTGTTGATGCTCTTTTCACACTACATGACAAAGACAAGTACGAGGATGTGCAACCTCAGtcaaaaaataatcaattcaAGCAGCAATGCTGTgacttcaaaatgtttcatttagttACATTTGTTCCAAATTTGAAAGTAGACGGGATGAGCAAGGTGTATGAGCTCCCGAAGCCCAGTGTCAGACTGTAGTCACACTGATTTCCAGCATTATCCTTGATGTGGAACTTCGCTCTGACATAACAAGACAATATAGgttagaagaataaaaaaatctacaatATATATAGTATGTTTGTGAGATATGTCATGAAATATCTGTCTTACTCTCCATGTGGTACATTAGCAtatgttgacattttgtttttgacagtGCTCCCAAAGTCCAGGGTCCCTGTGGTTATGTTCAGAATTGAGCTGTAACCATTAAAAAACCTGTGGAATAAGACACAAACAATAAGATACCTTTCAGTGGCATATATGCAGTATGATTTGAAACATTCACCCTTTTACAAATCAGAAGACGATGACACAGTCTTGCATAATTTAAAATTATCCACAAACTTGTTTCTAAAAGCTTTAGAACATTTCGACACTTGCCTCACAGCATTAGCTCCCTGTTCCGGTTTTGCTGTGATGTCTGTGAactggagaaagaaagaaactttAAGATACATTTGAcacaattaattaaaacaaaacatacaatgtcaaatatttaaaatccaaCTTATGATACACACTACTCATCccattttaaaaggtttttatttggGCCTTTTTGTTCGGtagggcagctgaagagagacaggtaaTGTTGGGAGGAAAACCTTTAGCTAAATAATAATCCTGCTTTAATATATGGATTCAGATCTAGCGTTAGGTTTCATAAAACACTATTTGGACTCTCGCTGTAGAACATAATAACCTCACTTGGACATGCCCCCTTCCACCACATGTGCCCATGTGTCTTTACCTCTAGATGTCACATGTGTCTTTACCTCTAGATGTCACATGTGTCTTTACCTCTAGATGTCACATGTGTCTTTACCTCTAGATGTCTGGGTAGGGCTCCATCCTGAATGATGGCGAGGGTATTTCTAGAGCCATTCTTTAAACTGACTGGGGAAACATTGCCACCAAATTCCAGTGCAAATCTTCCGTCAAATGACATGTAATCCTCTTCGGCCTGTAAAATAGAGAAAGTCAACAATTCATATATCCTCCAAACCGTTAGACCGACATACTTCACATACATTTTGTTAGttagtgtctctgtgtgcgggGTCTTATTTTGACGTCAATACCGTGAAAGGCTGCAAGCTAAACTTCAGTGCTCCAGCTGAGCcgtccacctgtctgtccagCATGTTGATGATCTTTGCCTGGACTCCAGTGCCTGATGGGAACTGCGGCAGGGTTTTCtggaaaataaattaagataTGAGTTGGAGAATTGGGCTTAACAAGCTGTCCCATTGTAAGTTTCTTTATGTTAGTTACACTCACGTCAATCTGTAGCTGGACGAGGGCAGCAGCGATGAAGGCAAGAGCAGCAAGGAACATCCCCACagtcattttctttaaaggacTGCAggataaagacacacacagattgatGTTAAAGggaaacaatgtttttgttcaacAATAAACTGTTTTACAATTTTAAAGTTCTTATCaaaaatcattttcacatttagTCTGCAACTGCAGAATTTTCCCTGTATTTGGGGATCATTGCTGATTTATAAAATAAAGTCAGAGTAAAGCATCTGTTTGATATAGTTGTAAAAGtgacaaataaaagacaaaaactcacAGAAAGTCCTCATACACCAAAGGGTGAAACAAATGTAAGATTTTTCATGACACAGgaattaaacaaacaacactaaACTTACGTGAAGTTTAATTTGCACTTGGAAATCAGCGGGTAGATAACACTGTCCATTATTGGCACCAACGCCAGGATCAAGATTGGGTTCACAGTCTGGTGGGGAAGAAGGTGAGTCACTCTTTTAAAGTATTTCCTATAGGTTCAAGTCAACAgcttcacacacaacacaacagagtCGAGTGTAAACATAGTGTGTCTTACCTGCATCTGATCAGGCTGGATAGTGAGAAGTCCCTGTTGAAGAAAAAAGATAGTGACAGTCAGAGTCGTAGTTTCTTTTAATTACACTCATAGG
The sequence above is drawn from the Labrus bergylta chromosome 24, fLabBer1.1, whole genome shotgun sequence genome and encodes:
- the slc15a1b gene encoding solute carrier family 15 member 1b isoform X1, which codes for MADTEEIKKPKQKSATVCGYPISIFFIVVNEFCERFSYYGMRAVLVLYFKYFLKWDDDLATTIYHTFVAFCYLTPILGAIIADSWLGKFKTIVYLSIVYTLGQIVMAISAIHDITDTNKDGTPENMSFHVALSMVGLSLIALGTGGIKPCVAAFGGDQFQDHQEKQRSTFFSIFYLSINAGSLLSTIITPMLRAQECGIYSQQKCYPLAFGVPAALMVVALIVFIIGSGMYNKTAPQGNILVKVCKCIAFAIKNRYRHRYSQFSQRTHWMDWADEKYDVRFSKKYLRKIYAKLYLLKMKMLFFVWFQKLLIAQVKMVVKVLFLYIPLPMFWALFDQQGSRWTLQATTMDGDFGLLTIQPDQMQTVNPILILALVPIMDSVIYPLISKCKLNFTPLKKMTVGMFLAALAFIAAALVQLQIDKTLPQFPSGTGVQAKIINMLDRQVDGSAGALKFSLQPFTAEEDYMSFDGRFALEFGGNVSPVSLKNGSRNTLAIIQDGALPRHLEFTDITAKPEQGANAVRFFNGYSSILNITTGTLDFGSTVKNKMSTYANVPHGEAKFHIKDNAGNQCDYSLTLGFGSSYTLLIPSTFKFGTNCEKSINTALDIKPNSFHMAWQIPQYFLITAGEVVFSVTGLEFSYSQAPSNMKSVLQAGWLLTVAVGNIIVLIVAEAAKLPDQWAEYILFASLLLLVDFLFAFMAYFYTYIDPAKIEAQFAHSDPKDKEKKKSLEMGRKDSDGNSNSDRKSSYTSHNEKKDVQSRM
- the slc15a1b gene encoding solute carrier family 15 member 1b isoform X2: MADTEEIKKPKQKSATVCGYPISIFFIVVNEFCERFSYYGMRAVLVLYFKYFLKWDDDLATTIYHTFVAFCYLTPILGAIIADSWLGKFKTIVYLSIVYTLGQIVMAISAIHDITDTNKDGTPENMSFHVALSMVGLSLIALGTGGIKPCVAAFGGDQFQDHQEKQRSTFFSIFYLSINAGSLLSTIITPMLRAQECGIYSQQKCYPLAFGVPAALMVVALIVFIIGSGMYNKTAPQGNILVKVCKCIAFAIKNRYRHRYSQFSQRTHWMDWADEKYDKLLIAQVKMVVKVLFLYIPLPMFWALFDQQGSRWTLQATTMDGDFGLLTIQPDQMQTVNPILILALVPIMDSVIYPLISKCKLNFTPLKKMTVGMFLAALAFIAAALVQLQIDKTLPQFPSGTGVQAKIINMLDRQVDGSAGALKFSLQPFTAEEDYMSFDGRFALEFGGNVSPVSLKNGSRNTLAIIQDGALPRHLEFTDITAKPEQGANAVRFFNGYSSILNITTGTLDFGSTVKNKMSTYANVPHGEAKFHIKDNAGNQCDYSLTLGFGSSYTLLIPSTFKFGTNCEKSINTALDIKPNSFHMAWQIPQYFLITAGEVVFSVTGLEFSYSQAPSNMKSVLQAGWLLTVAVGNIIVLIVAEAAKLPDQWAEYILFASLLLLVDFLFAFMAYFYTYIDPAKIEAQFAHSDPKDKEKKKSLEMGRKDSDGNSNSDRKSSYTSHNEKKDVQSRM